One Massilia sp. 9096 genomic window carries:
- a CDS encoding putative quinol monooxygenase — protein sequence MAILTVIATLRAKPGKEAELKNYLTTLVGYTRTETGCISYDLNQRQSDPATFVMVEYWTGRSALDQHLQMPYMREFAEAAPALLADPVDMQLLDMLSTPKR from the coding sequence ATGGCCATTTTGACCGTTATCGCCACCCTGCGCGCCAAGCCCGGCAAGGAAGCCGAACTCAAGAACTATCTCACGACCCTGGTCGGCTACACCCGCACCGAGACCGGTTGCATCAGCTACGATCTCAACCAGCGACAGTCCGACCCGGCCACCTTCGTGATGGTCGAATACTGGACCGGCCGCAGCGCGCTCGACCAGCATCTGCAGATGCCCTACATGCGCGAATTCGCCGAGGCCGCGCCGGCCCTGTTGGCCGATCCGGTCGACATGCAGTTGCTGGATATGCTGAGCACGCCCAAGCGCTGA
- a CDS encoding LacI family DNA-binding transcriptional regulator, giving the protein MTRSSAGKARGTGRTTLEEVAVLAGVSTMTASRALSQPQLVSEGTRTRVEQAVVQLGYVPNRAARALASSQSRVIAVLVPSLSNAVFSELLDGIHDAIEASQYQLLIGNTLYSEAEEEKLLGIYMQSNPDGILLSNLNHSEAVERTLAGSRVPIVSMMDLADDTARMSVGFSQDAAGMAMTEHLLGRGYRRIAFIAAQLDERTLRRADGYREAMRAAGLFDARLELMVPERSTIALGAELTRQVLERIPDCDAVFCCNDDLAYGAVFHCQRQGIAIPRQLAVAGFNDLSASAWMVPSLTTVETPRYRIGFESASLLLQAIEGRAPAQRRIDLGFTLRAREST; this is encoded by the coding sequence ATGACTCGTTCCAGCGCAGGAAAAGCAAGGGGGACCGGACGCACCACCCTCGAGGAAGTGGCGGTGCTCGCCGGGGTATCCACGATGACGGCGTCGCGTGCGCTGAGCCAGCCGCAACTGGTGTCGGAGGGCACCCGCACCCGGGTCGAACAGGCGGTCGTGCAGCTCGGCTACGTGCCGAACCGGGCGGCGCGGGCGCTGGCGTCGTCCCAGTCGCGGGTGATCGCGGTGCTGGTGCCGTCGCTGTCGAACGCCGTGTTCAGCGAGTTACTCGACGGCATCCACGACGCGATCGAAGCCAGCCAGTACCAGCTCCTGATCGGCAATACGCTGTATTCCGAAGCCGAGGAGGAAAAGCTGCTGGGCATCTACATGCAGTCGAACCCGGACGGCATCCTGCTCTCGAACCTGAACCACAGCGAGGCGGTGGAGCGCACGCTGGCCGGCTCGCGCGTGCCGATCGTGTCGATGATGGACCTGGCCGACGACACGGCGCGCATGTCGGTCGGCTTTTCGCAGGATGCCGCCGGCATGGCGATGACCGAGCACCTGCTCGGGCGCGGCTACCGGCGCATCGCCTTCATCGCCGCCCAGCTCGACGAGCGCACGCTGCGCCGCGCCGACGGTTATCGCGAGGCGATGCGCGCCGCCGGCCTGTTCGACGCGCGCCTCGAGCTGATGGTGCCGGAGCGCTCGACCATCGCGCTCGGCGCCGAGCTGACGCGCCAGGTGCTCGAACGCATCCCCGACTGCGACGCCGTGTTCTGCTGTAACGACGACCTGGCCTACGGCGCGGTGTTCCACTGCCAGCGCCAGGGCATCGCGATTCCGCGCCAGCTGGCGGTGGCCGGCTTCAACGACCTGTCGGCCTCGGCCTGGATGGTGCCGTCGCTGACGACGGTCGAGACCCCGCGCTACCGCATCGGCTTCGAGTCCGCCTCGCTGCTGCTGCAGGCGATCGAGGGGCGCGCGCCGGCGCAGCGCCGCATCGATCTCGGCTTCACGCTGCGCGCGCGCGAAAGTACCTGA
- a CDS encoding ATP-binding protein, whose protein sequence is MKARTTLILMAVAILVPAALIMAAGLHMLLQWERESRLRGVEEAARATALLVDREIAVADASLRGIVNSEALAHGDFARLHREARTMNQGSLSWTLLSNEAGEPLFNTLAPFGSALPHRRSTWALQTFASGRTHVSGYFIGNLTRRGQISVDVPVTLPDARRYVVSQLFDARYFQRTFDTGSIGPDWIVTIFDANGVSLARNLSAADYVGKPVRGPLYAAARAHEAGRLRLATRDGVDVYSVYRRAPLSGWTVAIGVPVDEIEAPARTATLFAALSMLALMGLAIGIAVFLAKRLSFGLGQAQDAARLLGAGAPADPMPPARPSGVREIDGLLADLARSSEALSRERDARERLERERAGLLQAEQAARRLAEAQSQAKDQFLAMLGHELRNPLAAIAGALAVTDMAAARPELLAHAREISRRQLRHLTRIVDDLLDMRRIVSGKVVLDKRRLDAGALLRQCVAARTVVDAGAHAWQVDVPELAPLHVQADETRLGQIFDNLLHNAIKYTPQGGAIKVRAWREVEAVVIEIADTGVGIAAETLPQIFEPLVQGPTGIDRAQGGLGLGLALVRELSALHGGSVAAHSDGPGQGCVFTLRLPPAAA, encoded by the coding sequence ATGAAAGCCCGCACCACCCTGATCCTGATGGCGGTGGCGATCCTGGTGCCGGCGGCGCTGATCATGGCGGCCGGCCTGCACATGCTGCTGCAGTGGGAACGCGAGTCGCGCCTGCGCGGCGTCGAGGAAGCCGCGCGCGCCACCGCGCTGCTGGTCGACCGCGAGATCGCCGTGGCCGACGCCTCGCTGCGCGGCATCGTCAATTCCGAAGCGCTGGCGCACGGCGACTTCGCCCGGCTGCACCGCGAGGCGCGCACCATGAACCAGGGTTCGCTGAGCTGGACGCTGCTCTCCAACGAAGCGGGCGAGCCGCTGTTCAATACACTGGCGCCGTTCGGCAGCGCGCTGCCGCACCGCCGCTCGACCTGGGCGCTTCAGACCTTCGCCTCGGGGCGCACCCACGTCTCGGGCTACTTCATCGGCAACCTGACGCGGCGCGGCCAGATCTCGGTCGACGTCCCGGTGACGCTGCCCGATGCGCGCCGCTACGTGGTCAGCCAGCTGTTCGACGCGCGCTACTTCCAGCGTACCTTCGACACGGGTTCGATCGGCCCGGACTGGATCGTCACGATCTTCGACGCCAACGGGGTCTCTCTGGCGCGCAACCTGAGCGCCGCCGATTACGTCGGCAAGCCGGTGCGCGGACCGCTGTATGCGGCCGCGCGCGCGCACGAAGCCGGCCGCCTGCGCCTGGCCACGCGCGACGGCGTCGACGTCTACAGCGTGTACCGGCGCGCGCCCCTGAGCGGCTGGACGGTTGCGATCGGGGTGCCGGTCGACGAGATCGAAGCGCCGGCGCGCACCGCCACGCTGTTCGCGGCGCTGTCGATGCTGGCCCTGATGGGCCTGGCCATCGGCATCGCCGTGTTCCTGGCCAAGCGCCTGTCGTTCGGGCTGGGCCAGGCCCAGGACGCGGCGCGCCTGCTGGGCGCCGGCGCACCCGCGGACCCGATGCCGCCGGCGCGCCCGAGCGGCGTGCGCGAGATCGACGGCCTGCTGGCCGACCTGGCCCGCAGCAGCGAGGCGCTCTCGCGCGAGCGCGACGCGCGCGAACGCCTCGAGCGCGAACGCGCAGGCCTTCTGCAGGCCGAACAGGCCGCGCGCCGCCTGGCCGAAGCCCAGAGCCAGGCCAAGGACCAGTTCCTGGCGATGCTGGGGCACGAGCTGCGCAATCCGCTGGCGGCGATCGCCGGGGCGCTGGCGGTGACCGACATGGCGGCGGCCAGGCCCGAGCTGCTCGCGCACGCACGCGAAATCAGCCGGCGCCAGCTGCGCCACCTGACCCGCATCGTCGACGACCTGCTGGACATGCGCCGCATCGTGTCCGGCAAGGTGGTGCTGGACAAGCGTCGGCTGGACGCCGGCGCCCTGCTGCGCCAGTGCGTGGCGGCCAGGACCGTGGTCGACGCCGGCGCCCACGCCTGGCAGGTCGACGTTCCCGAGCTGGCGCCGCTGCACGTGCAGGCCGACGAGACGCGCCTGGGCCAGATCTTCGACAACCTGCTGCACAACGCGATCAAGTACACGCCGCAAGGCGGCGCGATCAAGGTGCGCGCCTGGCGCGAGGTCGAGGCGGTGGTGATCGAGATCGCCGACACCGGTGTCGGCATCGCCGCCGAGACGCTGCCGCAGATTTTCGAACCGCTGGTGCAGGGGCCGACCGGGATCGACCGCGCCCAGGGCGGCCTCGGCCTCGGCCTGGCGCTGGTACGCGAACTGAGCGCCCTGCACGGCGGCAGCGTGGCGGCCCACAGCGACGGTCCGGGGCAAGGCTGCGTGTTCACGCTGCGCCTGCCGCCGGCGGCGGCCTGA
- a CDS encoding DUF3108 domain-containing protein produces MPAAAPGGEPGAQPLPFDTLSLRPHYQIAPPGSLRLVYQVSAGATPGSSGQAAYLDWRSDGSSYTLDMDGVLGRHSSSGIIGDDGIVPQRAREQQGDRTLDTTFDPLRRRVTLADGAEAVAQPGTLDDAMVWVWLASVAAAAANQLGSGIGVTVADARGVHPLRLDVVGEEDVETGLGRIKSWHLAQVAPPGETRLDAWLAPAQDWLPVQLRITRPDGSVATQVLQRRDAAGAR; encoded by the coding sequence GTGCCCGCCGCTGCGCCCGGCGGCGAACCGGGCGCCCAGCCGCTGCCGTTCGATACGCTGTCACTGCGGCCCCACTACCAGATCGCGCCGCCCGGCTCGCTGCGACTGGTGTACCAGGTCAGCGCCGGCGCAACGCCGGGCTCTTCCGGGCAGGCCGCCTACCTCGACTGGCGCTCCGACGGCAGCAGCTACACGCTGGACATGGATGGAGTGCTGGGGCGCCACTCGAGCAGCGGCATCATCGGCGACGATGGCATCGTCCCGCAACGGGCGCGCGAACAGCAGGGCGATCGCACGCTGGACACGACCTTCGACCCGCTCAGGCGGCGGGTCACGCTGGCCGACGGCGCCGAGGCCGTGGCGCAGCCCGGCACGCTCGACGACGCCATGGTGTGGGTCTGGCTGGCGAGCGTCGCCGCCGCCGCCGCGAATCAGCTGGGCAGCGGCATCGGCGTGACCGTCGCCGACGCCCGCGGCGTGCATCCGCTGCGCCTGGACGTGGTCGGCGAGGAAGACGTGGAAACCGGCCTGGGCCGTATCAAGAGCTGGCACCTGGCCCAGGTTGCGCCGCCCGGCGAGACGCGCCTGGACGCCTGGCTGGCGCCGGCGCAAGACTGGCTGCCGGTCCAGCTGCGGATCACGCGTCCGGACGGCAGCGTGGCGACCCAGGTCCTGCAGCGGCGCGATGCCGCAGGTGCACGCTGA
- a CDS encoding universal stress protein produces the protein MYRRILVPTDGTELCSLALDTALELARIGGGAIVGLHACPLDDPATPPAGTVDPALAAWCHEREQQARDALAYVRRRADDAGVPCETVLAAEAAPFEAIERIAREHGCDLVVMAAHARRGLRARLLGGETEKLLAHGTVPLLIVR, from the coding sequence ATGTACCGGCGCATCCTGGTGCCGACCGACGGGACCGAGCTGTGCAGCCTGGCGCTCGATACCGCGCTCGAGCTCGCCCGAATCGGCGGCGGCGCAATCGTCGGGTTGCATGCCTGTCCGCTGGACGACCCGGCCACACCGCCGGCTGGCACGGTCGACCCGGCGCTGGCGGCCTGGTGTCACGAGCGCGAGCAGCAGGCCCGCGACGCACTCGCTTACGTGCGCCGCCGCGCCGACGACGCCGGGGTCCCGTGCGAAACGGTGCTGGCGGCCGAAGCCGCGCCGTTCGAGGCGATCGAACGGATCGCCCGCGAACACGGCTGCGACCTCGTGGTCATGGCCGCACACGCGCGCCGCGGCCTGCGCGCGCGGCTGCTCGGCGGCGAGACCGAAAAACTGCTCGCGCACGGCACCGTGCCGCTTTTGATCGTGCGCTGA
- a CDS encoding branched-chain amino acid ABC transporter substrate-binding protein: protein MKKHGLLWIGLAFAGVASAPATAQEVVRIGHAADMSGPVAYFGKDSENGARMAIEALNARGATIGGKKVTWQLIGEDDASDPKQATAVAQKLVDARVNGVIGHEGSGTTIPASKIYSDAGIPQISPSATSPQYTRQGFATAFRVVANDIQLGRALGRYAVKSLNVKRVAVIDDRTAYGQGLATEFANGLRQQGASVVAKEFTDYRATDFSAILTRVRAANPDLVFFGGMNAVAGPMLRQMKQLGIKVRMMGGDGICSDEIFKLSGGTMTDGQVVCAEAGGVEDAGKAALDNFRAAYRKRFGIDVQIIAPYSYDAVMVIAEAMNKAGSSNPAKYLPLLAKTQYKGVTGSIAFDAHGDIRDGVITLYTFKGGHRTPIAVTK, encoded by the coding sequence ATGAAGAAGCACGGTTTGCTGTGGATTGGCCTGGCGTTCGCCGGCGTTGCGAGTGCGCCGGCCACGGCTCAGGAAGTGGTCAGGATCGGCCATGCCGCCGACATGAGCGGCCCGGTCGCCTACTTTGGCAAGGACAGCGAGAATGGCGCGCGCATGGCGATCGAAGCGCTCAACGCGCGCGGCGCGACGATCGGCGGCAAGAAGGTCACCTGGCAGCTGATCGGCGAAGACGACGCCAGCGACCCCAAGCAGGCCACCGCGGTGGCGCAAAAGTTGGTCGACGCCCGGGTCAACGGCGTGATCGGCCATGAAGGCTCGGGCACCACCATTCCCGCCTCGAAGATCTACAGCGACGCCGGCATCCCGCAGATCTCGCCGTCGGCGACCAGCCCGCAATACACGCGCCAGGGTTTCGCCACCGCCTTCCGCGTGGTCGCCAACGACATCCAGCTCGGCCGCGCGCTGGGCCGCTACGCGGTCAAGAGCCTGAACGTCAAGCGCGTCGCCGTCATCGACGACCGCACCGCCTATGGCCAGGGCCTGGCCACCGAGTTCGCCAACGGCCTGCGCCAGCAGGGCGCGAGCGTGGTGGCCAAGGAATTCACCGACTACCGCGCGACCGACTTCTCGGCGATCCTGACGCGCGTGCGCGCGGCCAACCCCGACCTGGTGTTTTTCGGCGGCATGAATGCGGTGGCCGGTCCGATGCTGCGCCAGATGAAGCAGCTCGGCATCAAGGTGCGCATGATGGGCGGCGACGGCATCTGCTCGGACGAGATCTTCAAGCTGTCGGGCGGCACCATGACCGACGGCCAGGTCGTCTGCGCCGAGGCCGGCGGCGTCGAGGATGCCGGCAAGGCGGCGCTGGACAACTTCCGCGCGGCCTACCGCAAGCGCTTCGGGATCGACGTGCAGATCATCGCGCCGTATTCGTACGACGCGGTGATGGTGATCGCCGAGGCGATGAACAAGGCCGGCTCGAGCAATCCGGCCAAGTACCTGCCGCTGCTGGCCAAAACCCAGTACAAGGGCGTGACCGGCAGCATCGCCTTCGACGCCCACGGCGACATCCGCGATGGCGTGATCACGCTGTACACGTTCAAGGGCGGCCACCGCACGCCGATCGCGGTGACCAAGTAA
- a CDS encoding TetR/AcrR family transcriptional regulator produces the protein MRISKEKAAENRSALIRAASKLFRERGIDGVGVAEISKEAGLTHGALYAHFKSKEELALEALSYGFEQTQARMFASTVDGMPDLAAYLDYYLSIEDRNDYAARCPMSAAASEIGRQDRALSVRFTEGYMVMVRAFERQIAANQPGTDALTRAMVVVATMIGSVSVARGVAKANPALSEQMLKAARQMLDEIMFAGDQAAPCGEIASDAS, from the coding sequence ATGAGAATCAGCAAGGAAAAGGCTGCAGAAAACCGTAGCGCCCTGATCAGGGCTGCCAGCAAGCTGTTTCGCGAGCGCGGCATCGACGGTGTCGGTGTCGCCGAGATCAGCAAGGAAGCCGGGCTGACCCACGGCGCCCTCTACGCCCACTTCAAATCCAAGGAAGAGCTGGCGCTCGAAGCGCTGTCGTACGGCTTCGAGCAGACGCAGGCGCGCATGTTCGCCAGCACCGTCGACGGCATGCCGGACCTGGCCGCCTATCTCGACTACTACCTGTCCATCGAGGACCGCAACGACTACGCCGCACGCTGCCCGATGTCGGCCGCGGCCAGCGAGATCGGCCGCCAGGACCGCGCCCTCAGCGTGCGCTTCACCGAGGGCTATATGGTGATGGTGCGCGCGTTCGAGCGCCAGATCGCGGCCAACCAGCCCGGCACCGATGCGCTGACGCGCGCGATGGTGGTGGTGGCGACCATGATCGGCAGCGTTTCGGTGGCGCGCGGCGTGGCCAAGGCGAATCCGGCGCTGTCCGAGCAGATGCTCAAGGCGGCGCGCCAGATGCTCGACGAGATCATGTTCGCCGGCGACCAGGCCGCGCCGTGCGGCGAGATCGCGTCCGACGCGAGCTGA
- a CDS encoding EAL domain-containing protein: MSNSPSPRIAADIGEPHHACTLLRQSRARLDAMLETIGDAFFALDHDWRITYANRKAAAFVGLDLEASLGRGLLEEFGRPIRVSVNVSARQLCQGGLVGEVRAALEATGLAPACLELELTESALIENVERAAAMLGELTALGIKLALDDFGTGYSGLAYLRRLPIDVLKLDRSFVLGDDGRIGAFDFIKAFVDMAHALRMAVVAEGVETRAVLEFLRAANCDEVQGYLLARPMPPDKLRALLAQSVSLSSIS, encoded by the coding sequence ATGAGCAACAGCCCGTCGCCCCGCATCGCCGCCGATATCGGCGAACCCCACCACGCCTGCACCCTGCTGCGCCAGTCGCGCGCGCGTCTCGACGCCATGCTCGAGACGATCGGGGACGCGTTTTTCGCGCTCGACCACGATTGGCGCATCACCTACGCCAACCGCAAGGCCGCCGCTTTCGTCGGCCTGGACCTCGAGGCGAGCCTGGGCCGTGGGCTGCTCGAGGAGTTCGGCCGGCCGATCCGGGTGTCGGTGAACGTTTCGGCGCGCCAGCTGTGCCAGGGCGGCCTCGTCGGCGAGGTGCGCGCCGCGCTCGAGGCGACCGGCCTGGCGCCGGCTTGCCTCGAGCTGGAGCTGACCGAAAGCGCGCTGATCGAAAACGTCGAGCGCGCCGCCGCCATGCTGGGCGAATTAACCGCGCTCGGCATCAAGCTTGCGCTGGACGACTTCGGCACCGGCTACTCGGGCCTGGCCTACCTGCGCCGCCTACCGATCGACGTGCTCAAGCTCGACCGCTCCTTCGTGCTGGGCGACGACGGCCGCATCGGCGCCTTCGATTTCATCAAGGCCTTCGTCGACATGGCGCATGCACTGCGCATGGCCGTGGTGGCCGAGGGGGTCGAGACCCGGGCCGTGCTCGAGTTTCTGCGCGCCGCCAATTGCGACGAAGTGCAGGGTTACCTGCTGGCGCGTCCGATGCCGCCCGATAAGCTGCGCGCCTTACTTGCCCAGAGTGTTAGTCTGTCGTCAATTTCGTGA
- a CDS encoding universal stress protein has product MYKRILLPTDGSAASQRAILAGVAFAREIGADVVGLHVTPAFHVLTANSAMLQDTPEQYAAVSAAHARKVLADVERAAVDAGVACRLEHAVSDDVYDAIIETASRLDCDLIAMASHGRRGLRGLLLGSETQKVLVHSAIPVLVQR; this is encoded by the coding sequence ATGTACAAACGCATCTTATTGCCGACCGACGGGTCCGCGGCATCGCAGCGCGCGATCCTGGCCGGCGTCGCCTTCGCCCGCGAGATCGGCGCCGACGTCGTCGGCCTGCACGTCACGCCCGCCTTCCATGTGCTCACCGCGAACAGCGCGATGCTGCAGGACACGCCCGAGCAATACGCCGCCGTCAGCGCCGCGCACGCGCGCAAGGTGCTCGCCGATGTCGAACGCGCCGCGGTCGATGCCGGCGTAGCTTGCCGGCTCGAGCATGCCGTCTCGGACGATGTCTACGACGCCATCATCGAGACCGCAAGCCGGCTCGATTGCGACCTGATCGCCATGGCCTCGCACGGGCGGCGCGGCCTGCGCGGACTGCTGCTGGGCAGCGAGACACAGAAGGTGCTGGTGCACAGCGCGATTCCGGTGCTGGTACAGCGCTGA
- a CDS encoding NAD(P)H-dependent oxidoreductase, translating into MVLVVQGHPDRQRYHLCHALVQAYAEGARAAGHDVELIEPAHLRFPLLSSRAEWEHGTLPPQLCAAQESIRRADHLVFVYPLWLGDMPAMLEGFLEQVARPRMFVTMVDGKPVPTRLLQGRSARLVISTGMPGLAYRWPTAG; encoded by the coding sequence ATGGTCCTGGTCGTCCAGGGCCATCCCGATCGCCAGCGCTATCATCTGTGCCACGCGCTGGTCCAGGCGTATGCCGAGGGCGCGCGCGCGGCGGGGCACGACGTCGAGCTGATCGAACCGGCGCACCTGCGCTTTCCACTGCTGTCCAGCCGCGCCGAGTGGGAACACGGCACGCTGCCGCCGCAGCTGTGCGCGGCCCAGGAGTCGATCCGGCGCGCCGACCACCTGGTGTTCGTCTATCCGCTCTGGCTGGGCGACATGCCGGCCATGCTCGAAGGCTTCCTGGAACAGGTGGCGCGGCCCCGCATGTTCGTCACGATGGTGGACGGCAAGCCGGTCCCGACCCGGCTGCTGCAAGGACGCAGCGCGCGCCTGGTGATCAGCACCGGCATGCCGGGCCTGGCCTACCGCTGGCCTACCGCTGGCTGA